Part of the Gigantopelta aegis isolate Gae_Host chromosome 15, Gae_host_genome, whole genome shotgun sequence genome is shown below.
ATTTTCACAGTGGAAGATGAACatcaaaattaatgtaaaaatatgacattgatatttgcaaaaataattaaatatttgttcaaCCAAACCCGAGCACTTTTTAAATTGTGGATATTGGTGTATACCAATGATCCGATGACCAATTGctcaatagttttattattgttagctGCTAAATGACAATTTCCACAAATGCGCATTCGACTAGGATTTGTTACGTGTTGGTTCTTAATGATACTCGacatttaaattgttgtttaaatcattaattaaGTTTAAGAGCATACCACAACATTGGCACCTTACAACGGAGGAACttgtgacatttttttttaccagactTCAAGCAAAAAGcagaaattatttaattttgttgagtatatgaCAACAGTTCAGTTCATGCAATCAATAAATTACGATTCTTCAGAACAAAAGTTTAAATTACCttctttatatttgtatttctgcGTCACACTTTCAGTTTTTTCCGTATtggtttcatttgttttcacaCTGTTTTCGGCATTTTCTCGGCTCACTTCGGAATCCTTACGCATTTTAGCATCCGTTATTTCTATCTCTACTTCCTTTGGCATAGATGCAGGCTCTGTTATCACAATTTGTACCTGAGAATGCTGAGTGGATGATTTCTCCGTCTCTTCCTCTATTGCTGGTTTTGACACTTCAACTGAAGGTTTTGACACCTCAACCATCGGCTTGCTTGACTCGACCATTATCTTGGATATCTCAACCACTGGCCTGGTTGACTCAACCACTGTCTTGGATATCTCAACCACTGGCTTGGTTGACCCAAACACTGTCTTTGATATCTCAACCACTGGCCTGGTTGACCCAACCATTGTCCTTGATATCTCAACAACCCGCTTGGTTGACTCAACCACTGTCTTTGATGACTGAACTGCCAGCACCTTGGACAATTGCACCAACGACTTTGATAACTCAGCcactaataaaaaaaccccacacaaaacatCTATCTTtaaaggaagaagaaggaaatattttatttaatgacataatcaacacattttatttacagttacgtatatggcatcagacatatggttaaggaccatacagatatagagagaggaaaccagccgTCAcgactttatgggctactcttttcgattagcagcaagggatcttttatatgcaccatcccacagacaggatagtacatatatcacggcttttgttacaccagttgtggagcactggctggaacgagaaatatctttaaaagttaactttataataaagtaaagttaaaatcagataaaaatatctctctttttttgccaagttgtagCCAACCATCAGGTGATGTTGATATGCCGTGCATAGGCGTACaagattcttttttttaaatctttttgatttttggggggtggggggtaggaTGGttgggcaggctgatttttaccCAAATTAAACAACAATGTCCAATTCTagatttattcatatttgaattACTACTAAACGGCGATGGTAGGGTAAACAAATCACTCTGCATTTTTATCTGTATATGAGTATTATCAATCTCACTTACCACATGAGTCAAATGGTTGACTGAATATTTTGAGTAGTtctggaaatacatggtgaaaagtttTCATGCCAGCTGATAATGTCTCCATTGTTTTTGCATGAATGCTAAGGTTTAGAGGCTATTTCAATttcataaaaattgttttaaaattctgtattaaaattgctttttggctaaaatgaaaaatgatgtGAAAGCAAATACAGAAATACACTTTTTACTcattaatggaaataaaaaataaacagtaaaatataaataatattattaaaattaacatattattatcaaccttttttttttactttatggACCGATTTTCTGATTAGGTTTTCATCCATCTCAACCagagtgctccacaactggcatatcaaaggccatggtatgtgcagtcctgcCAGTAGggaagtgtgtataaaagatccttttgctgctaatgaaaaattgtTCTGcatttcctccgatgactacgagtcaaaattatcaattaGTCGATGATTACTACtatctagcggtgtcgttaaacaaaacaaactttaattttattaaccaaTTACAAATACATCAGATTCTGGTCAGCATGGTTTTTGTTGTAACTTGCcatgtattttaaatgaaaaataatagaTACGTATCATGGGAATTGTGATCAGTAACTTTAAAGGGACCaagtctcaaagttgcataatgtcCAACAATATTTACtcttctttgtgtgtgtgtgtgtgtgtgtgtgtgtgtgtgtgtgtttgtgtgtgtgtgtgtgtgtgtgtgtgtgtgtgtgtgtgtgtgtgtgaaatataaAGATTATACCATGAATTACCCTACATACCCCACAACAAGTCTCAAAGTAGCATaatgtcaacaacaaaaaatctttttttgtgtgtgtgtgtttaatatgAAGATTATACCTTGAATTACCATACATATCCTACAAAAATTAcatccacattttatttactaccaTTCATAAATTTATATTGCCAAATCCAATAAgggttttatgttttgtttaacaacaccactagagcacattgatttattaatcattggctattggatgtcaaatatttggtaaacttTAGAGTGGGTACGATAGCAATGTGTTTGCGGCCCCCAATAAATCGAGGaaacaaaattcacaatttGGATTTAAAAGTAGGTGTTGGACATAAATAAAGGTTTTAATGTTTTAGTGTTACACATATTTTTCTGTGTTATGTGTTGAAAGTATTAGCCATGTTTGCCAATTTCAAAGCGTCAGAAATGTATCAGCGCAGTTGTGTTCAGTCTTCATTTTTTAAACACGATAAAATATTAAGATAATATAACTactgtgtaaaaataaagattgaACACAAATGCGctcataatgaaaacaaaataaattgatcAGTTTTGTATAGGTTTCTACAATTCAGAAAAGGAGTTTAACTTAGTTGTTGCctttcaacataataaataggttagtctaaaataaaatgtgtttcatcTTCCATAGCTTGAGAATTACAAACAAagctacaaacaaaacaagtcctCTGTTCAATTAGTTTTTTAGGTTTACAGAATCTTCCAAGTTCAATATGAAGATTGTGCGCACTGATTCTCATTTTAGTAAATTGTCTGCGTTGTTCGAAGTTTGGTGTGCAGAGCAGgtagttttctaatttaaattctgATTTAAATAGGCTGTATGTTCTGAGTTTAGAATCATTGTTTTGAATAGTATCTTAccagaattttatatatatcgACTCGAGTTCTTCTTTCAACTTACGTTTATCTCTGTGAGGGTATAGAGCGCCTTGGTTGTCCCATATttgattaaatgaatgaatgaatgaatgaatgaatgaatgtttaacgacaccccagcacgaaaaatacatcggctattgggtgtcaaactatggtaatgcaaataaataaagtgatgatcaacatcaatataaaaattcaagacaaacgaaaacagtgtaaagaactgtgcaaaaacacaagtatcacagaattttacggatactgaattttactcaaaactaaaattttgtgctgtattggccattctcaaagagaatgttacacccctgcaccacggtgaggttacagcacacgcaggggcataTTTGATTAAAGACCAAATTGATCCAcatcatttttatataaaatgaccAGTTTAAATTAGAtgagttattataataatatgattcCATGTACGCCTTATGCacgaccggcctcgatggcgtcgtggtaggccatcggtctacaggctggtaggtactgggttcgtatcccagtcgaggcatgggatttttaatccagataccgactccaaaccctgagtgagtgctccgcaaggctcaatgggtaggtgtaaaccacttgcactgaccagtgatccataactggttcaacaaaggccatggtttgtgctatcctgcctgtgggaagcacaaataaaagatcccttgctgctaatcggaagagtagcccatgtagtggcgacagcaggtttcctctcaaaatctgtgtggtccttaaccatatgtctgacgccatataaccgtaaaataatgtgttgagtgcgtcgttaaataaaacatttctttcttttccttaaGTACGATTGACGAACAATCATATGTTCCTAATCTAAACCCGTATTTTGCTGCAAGGGGTAAGCATGTAACAAGAAGTGGGTGCTGGCCAAGTTCACGCGTATAGCATCATGGGCGCTTCTTTTGTTAACACCAAGTAGGtatttatagaattttatttgaaCACTTTCGAATGGAGTATTGtcacatatatttttgaaacCCCAACGGTCTACTCCTTTGAGATAATAGGGGCTCCAAACCTCACagcaatacattaaaatggGACGGATTAAGCACTGAAATAACTTTAAGGCTGTCGATATATTTTTTCTGACATCAATTTGTTTGAGTTTAAAGATGGCTTTGGTAGCCTGATCACAAGTCTGTCACATGCTCTCTTAAAATTACCGGAGGCAGTAAACAATATACCTCAGTAACACTAAGACTGAACAATGTTAATAGCAATTGTATCGTATGTAAAACGAAATCTCTTTATGAGCTTGCCACCTTTGTTGAATACAATaatctttgtttttgacaaGTTGACGGTCAGCCCCCATTTTTTGCAATAGGTACTAAGACAGTCGAGAGAGTTTTGTAATCCTAACTgagattttgacaataaaacaaaatcatcagcAAACATGAGACTGCTTAATTGCATATCATATAAAGACACCGAGTCACAGTTTGGTGTAAAAATATCCGGTAGATCACGAACATACAGGTTGAATAGTATAGTAGTGGACTCAATACACAACCTTGTTTAACTCCTACGTTAGATTGGAAACTGTTGCTGTGGTCTAATATTAGGTGGTAACATATAGTAACCTGGAAGAGACAAAGAATCACTTTTACTACAATGAGTTTCCGCAAGGAACATATCCTACCTGTTGACACCACTTTATATAGGtacagtttgtggatgattttgttttcttcataaacataaaagaaacaggcattgtgagagtactgctaaagcaatacacgtccccTACTGCATggacccaacacattttcatttcttATAAGTTCAAGGCCATAactctgcaaaaaaaaaagttaatcccccatgaaaatcaaacttgatctgtaacagtacatgataaagctatgtacaaaatttcagctcaatatcttgagacattgcGGAAAAAAAAAGGGTCCGGAAAtctaattttcatatctcccatGTTCAGGGGCCATAACtcagtcaaaaatgggtaaattgccatgaaagtcaacttgatctgtaatagtacatgataaagctatatacaaaattggTGACAAAGAAATGGTTGCTATTTTAATGCATAATGCAattaaaaagattttttaaacatatactttatatgtaCCAAGAATTCATAAGGAAAGCACTGTTTACATCAACTAGCAACACATtgcaattttttatattatagttaaTGATATATACAGAACATGTGGAatctattaatttataattattattcacaAATACATGggaaacttttaaaataaaacaactttgaGAATGAATCATTAATGAAAACGGGTGGGACATAGCATTCGACTGACATGCGTTCGATCTAGggttgatccccatcagtggcccACTGGgcttctagttccagccagtacatcacgactggtaatCAAAGgcttgtggtatgtgttatcctgtctgtaggatggtgcatataaaagatcccttgctactaattgaaaaatgtagaggatttcctctttatatatcaaaattaccaagtgtttgacatccaatagctgacgatcaataaatcaatgtgctctagtgatgttattaaacaaaacaaactttttatctaCAATGAATATTAATGGTAGCCTACCATTTAACGTGGAGTTCCCGACTTGCTCACAGTTCTGGCGATTTGCAGTCAGTGATGGTGTCAAAATCTTCGGGGATGACTGGTTACTGGCATTTTCAGCAAGTAATTGCATCGCTCCAAATCTGTATGCACACTCGCTGTTAAAAGTCTTTTCATGAGAAGGCACTGGTTTATGCTCCGAGTTGTCTTCTGGAGTACTTGTTTGAAACATACTATGAAATGAGAACTTGTCTTTCCTTGATGTGCACTGAAAAGCATCTGATTCTTTAGATCTGTTTTGCACATCTTccacgctagcttttaaacttCCAATTTCGTTATAGACATTTTGGACTTTTGAACTCAAATCTTTGACTGTTGAATTTGACTCCTTAACTGTTGAACGTAACTCTGTAACTGTTGAACTAAAGTCTTTAATGGTTGAAGTTGACTTTTTAACTGTTGAACTTAACTCTGTGACTGTTGAACTAAAGTTTTTGATGGTTGAAGTTGACTTTTTAACTGTTGAAAATAACGCTGTAACTTTTGGATTCAACTGTTTCACTTTTGAATTCAACTCTTTAACTACTTGTCTTGACTCTGTAACTTTCGAATGCAACTCTTTAACTGTTGATTTTGACTCCTTAACTGTTGTACTCAACTCTTCAACTGTTGATCTTGACCATGTAACTGTTGAACTCAACTTTGCAACTGCTGAAATTAGTTGCTGTAGTTGTAAAGTAACACCATTCATCCACTGAGCTGACACACTAGTATTTAGAGAGTCTGGTATGCATACTTTTATAATTTGGCCGTTCTGATCGAGCCATGTATTTAGCGACGGCTGTTGGCAATTCTCATTAGAAGCAGGTAAGTTTGAATTGCCGGTATTACCCGCTGATATTCTGTGTTGTTGTCCATTACTTGTTGCATCGGGATCTGTACATGCACTGCCTGTGGAAGCCATATTgcaataattttgaaaactgttttaattaGCTGTATAGCTTTGGTGACGTTATACCAACTGTACAGGGACTACATTATATTTCtagtgagttgttttaaaacatgaagATGTTCTGCTGTGGTGGAAGTACACTCCTCAAGGACCAATGTttctgaaagaaaaacaaatttaatatcttACTTACTGATATGCTCAAATCTATTATGCTATTAATTAGTCTGGTCCATCATTTGCATGTTTCTAAttatatttagtttatat
Proteins encoded:
- the LOC121390240 gene encoding uncharacterized protein LOC121390240 isoform X4, with the translated sequence MASTGSACTDPDATSNGQQHRISAGNTGNSNLPASNENCQQPSLNTWLDQNGQIIKVCIPDSLNTSVSAQWMNGVTLQLQQLISAVAKLSSTVTWSRSTVEELSTTVKESKSTVKELHSKVTESRQVVKELNSKVKQLNPKVTALFSTVKKSTSTIKNFSSTVTELSSTVKKSTSTIKDFSSTVTELRSTVKESNSTVKDLSSKVQNVYNEIGSLKASVEDVQNRSKESDAFQCTSRKDKFSFHSMFQTSTPEDNSEHKPVPSHEKTFNSECAYRFGAMQLLAENASNQSSPKILTPSLTANRQNCEQVGNSTLNVAELSKSLVQLSKVLAVQSSKTVVESTKRVVEISRTMVGSTRPVVEISKTVFGSTKPVVEISKTVVESTRPVVEISKIMVESSKPMVEVSKPSVEVSKPAIEEETEKSSTQHSQVQIVITEPASMPKEVEIEITDAKMRKDSEVSRENAENSVKTNETNTEKTESVTQKYKYKEALCGPSQRGRGGMGKDGWNTVSSKAGMRNIKRNIDLSKLRINKSSDDNIQLGPGGGSRFGGWGRGSSGGGSRASQEGERPNTPGNRYVVLSKEIDHRSRAFGRGSSPHRGQGRTPGSFQKGQLGGHGSQELERERTIASARTIVSGRTTPPSAPASREGSRTREPRQKETEKQAEAVKEWTVDEMELKTRAIIDEFLHIQDKKEAVLCVTELRCPSMIHIFVQTAINHVLERSKPARRQTGAFLHDLIRQNVISVDTYLKGLTELLQFAEDMEIDIPKIWKYLGELIGPMVQDGSVPLSFLQQACKPLIENNKAGILIAEILHDASQELGHKIVGDLWRSSGLQWSDFVPHQEVEQFLKDKNLEFTVGPSSQPSTPASKVSFDKICDDLKEQLTQPHCEYENVFDWIEANVSEETTKDPRFIRALMTAVCSSALSGEKEVY